The following proteins are co-located in the Triticum aestivum cultivar Chinese Spring chromosome 1A, IWGSC CS RefSeq v2.1, whole genome shotgun sequence genome:
- the LOC123044139 gene encoding uncharacterized protein (The sequence of the model RefSeq protein was modified relative to this genomic sequence to represent the inferred CDS: added 71 bases not found in genome assembly), whose translation MAAAPPGGGGGSGGGGDGDGGGANLPLFGIGAAGGIEGRSPIEGGDGYSSSEYSSDDDEFIEPALSMEQRVRLAKQWVANPSNSHELTHGLGGVLLYEDIWNVRIHFDNNDLLERKLSSSDVTYLNMVALMETQGFGIDDSLMFYMETPGEQGLELVDSNVKLQLIKRQNEESLVLNLLFRACPPAVSVPQKGFVRKQNLDITEYSEPVVFDLADPPVYAVDQQGVAYEGQSSSYIAAVGPAVLTQESRSVLNPKLKEVVEEEQVGYDGSYACSSEGSEGQYDSDMGDLRPNYNEEMHDAEDMEMEEENRQREEEVQEQHEEETEDEESEEELEDEEQVHYEGDTEVEELFELEDDDPIVPEEEEKIYVPAKKKQKLQVRRGPTTRSHSSVLEEVQPDWKPSSDEEDDSLLKDSEDDGFEPLAFVLPQKRKSRAKKRPARVWYNEDLEQPHQQLKLHMCFKDQHQFRDALLSLHITQVRNFRYHRNSDKRIIVECKQE comes from the exons atggcggcggcgcccccgggcggtggtggcggcagcggcggtggcggcgacggcgatggcggcggcgcaaACCTTCCCCTCTTCGGCATCGGCGCGGCAGGAGGAATCGAGGGGAGATCTCCAATCGAGGGCGGCGATGGCTACTCGAGCTCTGAGTACTccagcgacgacgacgagttcaTTGAGCCCGCACTGTCCATGGAGCAGCGGGTACGGCTGGCAAAGCAATGGGTGGCGAACCCTAGCAATAGCCATGAGCTGACCCACGGGCTCGGCGGCGTCCT TTTATATGAAGACATATGGAATGTTAGGATCCATTTTGACAATAATGATCTGTTAGAGAGGAAATTAAGCTCTTCAGATGTGACATATCTAAATATGGTTGCATTGATGGAAACCCAAGGCTTCGGTATTGATGATTCACTGATGTTTTACATGGAGACCCCAGGAGAGCAGGGCTTGGAATTGGTTGATAGTAATGTTAAACTACAGTTGATCAAGAGGCAGAATGAGGAGAGTTTGGTGCTTAATTTGCTATTTAGGGCTTGTCCACCAGCTGTCAGTGTACCACAGAAGGGTTTTGTACGGAAGCAAAATTTAGATATAACTGAATATTCTGAGCCTGTTGTTTTTGATCTTGCCGATCCTCCTGTTTATGCTGTTGATCAGCAAGGTGTTGCTTATGAAGGTCAGAGTAGCAGTTATATTGCAGCTGTAGGCCCTGCTGTTTTAACACAAGAGAGCAGGAGTGTTCTAAATCCCAAGTTAAAAGAAGTTGTGGAAGAAGAACAAGTTGGCTATGATGGCAGTTATGCATGTTCATCTGAAGGATCTGAAGGGCAGTATGATAGTGACATGGGGGATTTAAGGCCTAACTATAATGAGGAAATGCATGATGCTGAAGACATGGAGATGGAAGAGGAAAATAGACAGAGAGAGGAAGAAgtacaagagcaacatgaggaagaaacagaggatgaAGAATCAGAAGAAGAATTAGAGGATGAAGAACAAgtgcattatgagggtgacacagAGGTAGAGGAATTATTTGAGTTGGAGGATGATGACCCTATTGTTCCAGAAGAGGAGGAAAAAATATATgtgccagcaaagaagaagcagaagttaCAAGTAAGGAGGGGACCAACAACAAGGTCACATTCCAGTGTTTTAGAAGAAGTGCAACCTGATTGGAAAccatcatcagatgaagaagatgataGTTTATTGAAGGACAGTGAAGATGATGGGTTTGAGCCACTAGCATTTGTGCTACCTCAAAAAAGGAAGAGTAGGGCAAAGAAGAGGCCAGCTAGAGTATGGTACAATGAGGATTTGGAACAACCACACCAACAACTAAAACTGCATATGTGCTTCAAAGATCAACATCAATTCAGAGATGCTCTGTTGAGCTTGCACAT
- the LOC123044143 gene encoding heavy metal-associated isoprenylated plant protein 3: protein MGEDKKEKPGKADGGDHKKDAAAPRQPIVLKVDLHCAGCATKVKRAIKNAPGVESVKTETAANKVVVTGAADAAEIKERIEARTKKPVQIVSAGAASPNKDNRDKDKDNKAGAGDKPEKEKSKAADKEKGGGGAGAEKKEKKVEAADKPKEEEKKPKEPKEETVTLKIRLHCDGCIDRIKRRVNKIKGVKEVTVDAAKDLVKVTGTMDTAALPGYLRDKLSRPVEVVTPGKKDGDKEDDGEKKKDKGAGAGDGGEKKDGGGGGEDKKDKSAASVAPMPMADPSMYQMPPQYGYMPYPPAPVGYYGAAPPPPNPGFYPNAGPQYPSPYATYPAHAPQMFSDENPNACSVM, encoded by the exons ATGGGCGAGGACAAGAAGGAGAAGCCGGGCAAGGCTGACGGCGGCGACCACAAGAAGGACGCCGCGGCGCCGCGCCAGCCCATCGTGCTCAAGGTCGACTTGCATTGCGCCGGCTGCGCCACCAAGGTTAAGCGGGCCATCAAGAACGCCCCTG GCGTGGAGTCGGTTAAGACTGAGACGGCGGCAAACAAGGTGGTCGTCACCGGCGCGGCGGACGCGGCCGAGATCAAGGAGCGCATCGAGGCCAGGACCAAGAAGCCCGTTCAAATCGTCTCCGCCGGAGCCGCATCGCCCAACAAGGACAACAGGGACAAGGACAAGGACAACAAGGCCGGCGCCGGCGATAAGCCGGAGAAAGAGAAGAGCAAGGCAGCAGACAAGGAGAAGGGCGGTGGCGGTGCCGGTgctgagaaaaaagagaaaaaggtgGAAGCCGCCGACAAgcccaaggaggaggagaagaaaccaAAGGAGCCCAAAGAG GAGACCGTGACGCTCAAGATCAGGCTGCACTGCGACGGCTGCATCGACCGCATCAAGCGCCGCGTCAACAAGATCAAAG GAGTGAAGGAAGTGACGGTGGACGCTGCCAAGGACCTGGTGAAGGTGACTGGCACCATGGACACAGCCGCCCTGCCGGGCTACCTCAGGGACAAGCTCAGTCGGCCGGTGGAGGTGGTCACCCCCGGCAAGAAGGACGGCGACAAGGAAGACGAcggcgagaagaagaaggacaagggcGCTGGCGCTGGCGATGGCGGCGAAAAGaaggacggcggtggcggcggcgaggacaaGAAGGACAAGTCCGCGGCGTCCGTGGCGCCGATGCCCATGGCGGACCCGAGCATGTACCAGATGCCCCCACAGTACGGCTACATGCCGTACCCCCCGGCGCCCGTCGGCTACTACggcgcggcgccgccgccgccgaaccccgGCTTCTACCCGAACGCCGGGCCCCAGTACCCGTCGCCCTACGCGACGTACCCCGCCCACGCGCCCCAGATGTTCAGCGACGAGAACCCCAACGCCTGCTCCGTCATGTGA